The following coding sequences lie in one Scatophagus argus isolate fScaArg1 chromosome 9, fScaArg1.pri, whole genome shotgun sequence genomic window:
- the LOC124064719 gene encoding chemerin-like receptor 1 — MMELMTASPFYYVNASDATVNGTGNDNDSEYVHTELRQYLNTMSLIVYSLAFFLGVLGNGVVIWVTGFKMKKTVNTVWFLNLAVADFLFTAFLPLSVTYTAMDFHWPFGKFMCKLNSTISFLNMFASVYILMVISVDRCVSVVWPVWAQNHRSVHKASSVSVCVWVLALILSAPFFVFRDTGPSYDNVEIINCFNNFAFSDDYETPSVNRLRQFRHQAITITRFLLGFVVPFTVIVSCYAVIIHRLRRNRTLASQSSRPFKIIAAVITTFFLCWAPYHIMALIELVNHMATHSSEILDHVITIGVPISTSLAFLNSCLNPLLYVFMGQDFKDKVRKSILNVLETAFQEEVSRSYTYTNSMVTSRSKEKSVSDAEV; from the coding sequence ATGATGGAGCTAATGACAGCTTCCCCTTTCTATTACGTCAATGCATCAGATGCAACTGTCAACGGCACTggaaatgacaatgacagtgagTACGTCCACACTGAGCTGAGGCAGTATCTCAACACCATGTCTCTCATTGTTTACTCCCTGGCCTTCTTTCTTGGTGTGCTTGGGAATGGAGTGGTTATCTGGGTGACCGGGttcaagatgaagaaaacagtTAACACCGTTTGGTTCCTCAACCTTGCTGTGGCCGACTTCCTCTTCACCGCGTTCCTGCCGCTGAGTGTGACATACACAGCTATGGATTTCCACTGGCCTTTTGGCAAGTTCATGTGCAAACTGAACAGCACTATAAGCTTTCTGAACATGTTTGCCAGCGTCTACATTCTGATGGTGATCAGTGTGGACAGATGTGTTTCCGTGGTGTGGCCCGTCTGGGCCCAGAACCACAGAAGTGTACACAAGGCATctagtgtgagtgtgtgtgtttgggtacTGGCTCTGATTCTCAGTGCTCCATTCTTTGTCTTCAGGGACACTGGACCATCGTATGACAATGTTGAAATCATCAACTGCTTCAACAACTTTGCTTTTTCTGATGATTATGAAACACCATCAGTGAATCGGCTGCGACAGTTTCGTCATCAGGCCATTACCATCACCCGCTTCCTGCTGGGATTTGTTGTCCCCTTCACTGTCATTGTCTCCTGTTATGCTGTAATAATCCATCGTCTCAGGAGAAACCGCACCCTGGCCAGCCAGTCCAGTCGTCCCTTTAAGATCATTGCTGCTGTTATCACCACGTTTTTCCTGTGCTGGGCTCCATATCACATCATGGCTCTAATTGAGTTGGTGAATCATATGGCTACTCATTCAAGTGAAATATTAGACCATGTCATCACTATCGGAGTCCCTATATCAACCAGCCTGGCCTTTCTCAACAGTTGCCTGAACCCACTGCTGTATGTGTTCATGGGCCAAGATTTCAAGGATAAAGTCCGCAAATCCATCCTGAACGTGCTGGAGACTGCCTTCCAGGAGGAGGTTTCTCGCTCTTATACCTACACAAACTCAATGGTCACCAGTCGGAGCAAAGAGAAGTCTGTTTCTGATGCTGAGGTTTAA
- the LOC124064721 gene encoding chemerin-like receptor 1 produces MKNIFFHNIIKTHVGGADDPVYDEYAELERSFRIMSIVVYTLDFVLGVLGNGVVIWVTGFKMKKTVNTIWFLNLAVADFLFTAFMPLNVTYLALTFHWPFGEFMCKLNSTLNSLNLFASVYFLVVISVDRCVSVVWPVWAQNHRNVRKASWVSLGVWVLALILSIPYFVFRDTEEISEDQTLCFNNFALSDDYETPSVNQLRQFRQQAITITRFLLGFVVPFTVIVSCYAVIIHRLRRNRTLASQSSRPFKIIAAVIITFFLCWAPYHIMALIELAAHTGTNQSRVFHYAIVIGIAITTSLAFINSCLNPLLYVFMGQDFKDKVRKSILNVLETVFHDDLALTLIQSQRTSVRAKTSKFLIIKFKSVHSMS; encoded by the coding sequence atgaaaaatatctttttcCATAACATCATTAAGACACATGTGGGTGGAGCAGATGACCCTGTGTATGATGAATATGCTGAGCTGGAAAGGTCTTTCCGCATCATGTCTATCGTTGTTTACACCCTGGACTTTGTTCTTGGTGTGCTTGGGAATGGAGTGGTTATCTGGGTGACCGGGttcaagatgaagaaaacagtTAACACCATTTGGTTCCTCAACCTTGCTGTGGCCGACTTCCTCTTCACTGCATTCATGCCCCTGAATGTGACATACCTGGCTTTGACTTTTCACTGGCCTTTCGGCGAGTTCATGTGCAAACTGAACAGCACATTAAACTCTCTGAACCTGTTTGCCAGCGTCTACTTTCTGGTGGTGATCAGTGTGGACAGATGTGTGTCCGTGGTGTGGCCCGTCTGGGCCCAGAATCACAGAAATGTACGCAAGGCATCCTGGGTAAGCCTGGGTGTTTGGGTACTGGCTCTGATCCTCAGCATTCCATACTTCGTCTTCAGGGACACTGAAGAAATTAGTGAAGACCAAACCCTTTGTTTCAACAACTTTGCGTTGTCTGATGATTATGAAACACCTTCAGTGAATCAGCTGCGACAGTTTCGTCAGCAGGCCATTACCATCACCCGCTTCCTGCTGGGATTTGTTGTCCCCTTCACTGTCATTGTCTCCTGTTATGCTGTAATAATCCATCGTCTCAGGAGAAACCGCACCCTGGCCAGCCAGTCCAGTCGTCCCTTTAAGATCATTGCTGCTGTTATCATCACATTTTTCCTGTGCTGGGCTCCATATCACATCATGGCTCTAATTGAGTTGGCAGCTCACACAGGCACTAATCAAAGTCGAGTTTTTCATTATGCCATCGTCATTGGGATCGCTATAACTACCAGCCTGGCCTTTATCAACAGTTGCCTGAACCCACTGCTGTATGTCTTCATGGGCCAAGATTTTAAAGATAAAGTCCGCAAATCCATCCTGAACGTACTGGAGACTGTCTTCCACGACGACCTTGCTCTCACTCTGATACAAAGTCAACGGACATCAGTCAGGGCAAAGACAAGCAAGTTCTTGATAATAAAGTTTAAGAGCGTCCACAGTATGAGTTGA
- the LOC124064722 gene encoding chemerin-like receptor 1, whose protein sequence is MNNTFSHNITKTHVGGADDPVYDEYAELERSFRIMSIVVYTLDFVLGVLGNGVVIWVTGFKMKKTVNTIWFLNLAVADFLFTAFMPLNVTYLALTFHWPFGEFMCKLNSTLNSLNLFASVYFLVVISVDRYVSVVWPVWAQNHRNVRKASWVSLGVWVLALILSIPYFVFRDTEEISEDQTLCFNNFALSDDYETPSVNQLRQFRQQAITITRFLLGFVVPFTVIVSCYAVIIRRLRRNRTLASQSSRPFKIIAAVIITFFLCWAPYHIMALIELAAHTGTNQSRVFHYAIVIGIPITTSLAFLNSCLNPLLYVFMGQDFKDKVRKSILNVLETVFHDDLSGTHSDTKSTDISQGKDKQVLENKV, encoded by the coding sequence ATGAACAATACCTTTTCCCATAACATCACTAAGACACATGTGGGTGGAGCAGATGACCCTGTGTATGATGAATATGCTGAGCTGGAAAGGTCTTTCCGCATCATGTCTATCGTTGTTTACACCCTGGACTTTGTTCTTGGTGTGCTTGGGAATGGAGTGGTTATCTGGGTGACCGGGttcaagatgaagaaaacagtTAACACCATTTGGTTCCTCAACCTTGCTGTGGCCGACTTCCTCTTCACTGCATTCATGCCCCTGAATGTGACATACCTGGCTTTGACTTTTCACTGGCCTTTCGGCGAGTTCATGTGCAAACTGAACAGCACATTAAACTCTCTGAACCTGTTTGCCAGCGTCTACTTTCTGGTGGTGATCAGTGTGGACAGATATGTGTCCGTGGTGTGGCCCGTCTGGGCCCAGAATCACAGAAATGTACGCAAGGCATCCTGGGTAAGCCTGGGTGTTTGGGTACTGGCTCTGATCCTCAGCATTCCATACTTCGTCTTCAGGGACACTGAAGAAATTAGTGAAGACCAAACCCTTTGTTTCAACAACTTTGCTTTGTCTGATGATTATGAAACACCTTCAGTGAATCAGCTGCGACAGTTTCGTCAGCAGGCCATTACCATCACCCGCTTCCTGCTGGGATTTGTTGTCCCCTTCACTGTCATTGTCTCCTGTTATGCTGTAATAATCCGTCGTCTCAGGAGAAACCGCACCCTGGCCAGCCAGTCCAGTCGTCCCTTTAAGATCATTGCTGCTGTTATCATCACATTTTTCCTGTGCTGGGCTCCATATCACATCATGGCTCTAATTGAGTTGGCAGCTCACACAGGCACTAATCAAAGTCGAGTTTTTCATTATGCCATCGTCATTGGGATCCCTATAACTACCAGCCTGGCTTTTCTCAACAGTTGCCTGAACCCACTGCTGTATGTCTTCATGGGCCAAGATTTTAAAGATAAAGTCCGCAAATCCATCCTGAACGTACTGGAGACTGTCTTCCACGACGACCTTTCTGGCACTCACTCTGATACAAAGTCAACGGACATCAGTCAGGGCAAAGACAAGCAAGTTcttgaaaataaagtttaa